A window of the Dickeya dianthicola NCPPB 453 genome harbors these coding sequences:
- a CDS encoding ABC transporter substrate-binding protein, with product MGLLLGLSAVTAQASGFPVTVQSCGKPLTFTQAPQRAIINDLNMSEMAFALHLQPQIVGLTGISGWYTMTPEFRRQMGAIPELSPKYPSLETLLSASPDLFFAGWNYGMKVGGEVTPETLAKYGVKTLVLSESCMFEDRHRPRAGMDLLYGDELTLGKIFGREEQAQALVSQWKARLAALPKPPSGQAPLKVFVYDSGEDKPFTSGVYAMPTAIIDAAGGRNVMDGMAASWATTSWETVSAAEPDLIILLDYQNGGGAAALQHFLESHPLMKHTPAVEHQRYLKLQYAELTPGPANIAAIEKLARALYPAAAQ from the coding sequence GTTGTTGGGATTGAGCGCCGTCACGGCGCAGGCATCGGGGTTCCCGGTGACGGTACAGAGTTGCGGCAAGCCGCTGACCTTCACTCAGGCACCGCAGCGCGCCATCATCAACGATCTCAACATGTCCGAAATGGCGTTCGCGCTGCATCTGCAACCGCAGATCGTTGGCCTGACCGGCATCAGCGGCTGGTACACGATGACGCCGGAATTCCGCCGGCAAATGGGGGCGATTCCAGAGCTGTCGCCGAAATACCCATCGCTGGAAACCCTGTTGAGCGCCAGCCCGGATTTGTTTTTCGCCGGTTGGAACTACGGCATGAAAGTGGGCGGCGAAGTCACGCCGGAGACGCTGGCGAAATACGGCGTCAAAACGCTAGTGCTGAGCGAAAGCTGTATGTTTGAAGACCGCCATCGTCCGCGTGCCGGTATGGATTTACTGTACGGCGACGAGCTGACGCTGGGGAAAATTTTCGGCCGCGAAGAACAGGCGCAGGCGCTGGTGAGTCAGTGGAAGGCGCGGCTGGCGGCGTTGCCCAAACCGCCGTCGGGTCAGGCGCCGCTCAAGGTATTCGTCTATGACTCCGGCGAGGATAAACCCTTTACCAGCGGGGTTTACGCCATGCCGACCGCCATCATCGACGCCGCCGGCGGCCGCAATGTGATGGACGGCATGGCGGCGAGCTGGGCCACCACATCCTGGGAAACGGTATCGGCGGCGGAACCGGATCTGATCATTCTGCTGGATTACCAGAACGGCGGCGGCGCAGCGGCGTTGCAGCATTTTCTGGAGTCTCACCCGCTGATGAAGCACACCCCGGCGGTGGAGCATCAGCGCTACCTGAAGCTGCAATACGCCGAACTGACGCCGGGGCCGGCCAATATCGCGGCGATTGAAAAACTCGCACGCGCGCTTTATCCGGCCGCGGCCCAATGA
- a CDS encoding FecCD family ABC transporter permease, which yields MRAHRHYALVCLLVLTLLLAMMLLSTAVGAIRIPLAQVLAALMPHHGDAPDSVYRIVLELRLPRTLLAAATGAGLAMVGALLQTTTRNDLADPFLFGLSSGASAGAVLVITRFGEWFGAFTLPVAAFGGGMCSALAVMLLFFLRQRRQAEHLVICGLAISFLFGALTSYLAFSGDQRAAGSVLFWSLGGLGLARWENLPIALGSLTLLGGLLLTRWRALDGLLAGEQTAASLGVHVNRLRVEVFLCCALATALLVSLTGVIGFVGLMVPHLCRPLAGARHRRLIPLCGLLGAALLCGGDILSRVLLPSQELPVGIVTAGLGGAFVIALLAKR from the coding sequence ATGAGGGCGCACCGTCATTATGCACTGGTCTGCCTGCTGGTATTGACCCTGTTATTGGCGATGATGCTGTTGAGCACCGCGGTGGGCGCTATCCGTATTCCGCTGGCGCAGGTGCTGGCGGCGCTGATGCCGCATCACGGCGACGCGCCGGACAGCGTGTACCGCATCGTGCTGGAGCTGCGCCTGCCGCGAACTCTGCTGGCGGCTGCCACCGGCGCCGGGCTGGCGATGGTCGGCGCGTTGCTGCAAACCACCACCCGCAACGACCTGGCGGACCCGTTCCTGTTCGGCTTGTCGTCCGGCGCGTCGGCGGGCGCGGTGCTGGTGATCACCCGGTTTGGCGAGTGGTTCGGCGCGTTCACGCTGCCGGTCGCGGCGTTTGGCGGCGGCATGTGCTCGGCGCTGGCGGTGATGCTGCTGTTTTTCCTGCGCCAGCGGCGGCAGGCCGAGCACCTGGTTATCTGCGGGCTGGCTATTTCGTTTCTGTTTGGCGCACTCACCAGTTATCTGGCGTTTTCCGGCGACCAGCGCGCCGCCGGTTCGGTGCTGTTCTGGTCGCTGGGCGGGCTGGGGCTGGCGCGTTGGGAGAATTTGCCGATAGCGCTAGGCAGCCTGACGTTGCTGGGCGGGTTATTGCTGACGCGTTGGCGGGCGCTGGACGGCCTGCTGGCCGGGGAGCAGACGGCGGCGTCGCTGGGGGTTCATGTCAACCGGTTGCGGGTTGAGGTGTTTCTGTGCTGTGCGCTGGCGACGGCGTTGCTGGTGTCGCTGACCGGCGTGATTGGGTTTGTCGGGCTGATGGTGCCCCATCTGTGCCGTCCGCTGGCCGGGGCGCGCCATCGGCGGTTGATCCCGCTGTGTGGCCTGCTGGGGGCGGCGCTGCTGTGCGGCGGCGATATCCTCAGCCGGGTGCTGTTGCCGTCGCAGGAACTGCCGGTGGGGATTGTTACCGCCGGGTTGGGGGGTGCCTTCGTGATTGCCTTACTGGCAAAACGTTAG
- the ahpC gene encoding alkyl hydroperoxide reductase subunit C, translating into MSVINTKVKPFKNQAFREGQFIEVTEKNIEGKWSVFFFYPADFTFVCPTELGDVADFYDEFQKIGVDIYSVSTDTHFTHKAWHSSSDTIAKIKYTMIGDPTGQLTRNFENLREDQGLADRGTFIVDPEGIIQAVEITAEGIGRDASDLLRKVKAAQYVASHPGEVCPAKWQEGDATLAPSLDLVGKI; encoded by the coding sequence ATGTCCGTGATCAATACTAAAGTTAAACCGTTTAAAAATCAGGCTTTCAGAGAGGGTCAGTTCATCGAAGTGACCGAGAAAAACATTGAAGGCAAATGGAGCGTGTTCTTCTTCTATCCGGCTGACTTTACGTTTGTCTGCCCGACCGAACTGGGCGACGTAGCGGATTTCTATGATGAATTCCAGAAAATCGGCGTAGACATCTACTCGGTGTCCACCGACACCCACTTTACTCACAAAGCCTGGCACAGCAGCTCCGACACCATCGCCAAAATCAAATACACGATGATCGGCGACCCGACCGGCCAACTGACCCGCAACTTCGAAAACCTGCGTGAAGACCAGGGTCTGGCAGACCGCGGCACCTTCATCGTTGACCCGGAAGGCATCATCCAGGCGGTGGAAATCACGGCGGAAGGCATCGGCCGCGATGCGTCCGACCTGCTGCGCAAAGTGAAAGCCGCCCAGTACGTGGCGTCTCACCCAGGTGAAGTGTGCCCGGCCAAATGGCAAGAAGGCGATGCCACGCTGGCGCCGTCTCTGGACCTGGTTGGCAAAATCTAA
- the ahpF gene encoding alkyl hydroperoxide reductase subunit F, with product MLDNNMQLQLKAYLEKLTKPVELVATLDDSAKSAEVRELLTDIAGLSDKVSFFENNDLPVRKPSFLITNPGAANGPRFAGAPMGHEFTSLVLALLQTGGHPSKEAQELLDQIRELDGKFHFETYYSLTCHNCPDVVQALNLMSVLNPNVTHTAIDGGVFQDEIKDRNIMGVPTVFLNGEHFGQGRMSLAEIVGKVDTGANARVVDKLNSRPVYDVLIVGSGPAGAAAAVYAARKGIRTGLMGERFGGQILDTVDIENYISVPKTEGAKLATALKTHVDDYDVDVIDLQSAQKLIPASEPGQPHQIETVSGAVLKSRSIIIATGARWRNMNVPGEDQYRTRGVTYCPHCDGPLFKGKHVAVIGGGNSGVEAAIDLAGVVKHVTLLEFAPELKADSVLQDKLRSLPNVDVIVNAQTTEVLGDGQKVTGLQYKDRVTDSGHKLALEGIFVQIGLLPNTGWLDGAINRNRIGEIEIDARGETSVKGVFAAGDCTTVPYKQIIIATGEGAKASLSAFDYLIRTQA from the coding sequence ATGCTCGACAATAACATGCAGCTCCAGTTGAAAGCCTATCTGGAAAAATTAACCAAACCTGTTGAGTTAGTGGCGACGCTGGATGACTCAGCCAAATCCGCCGAAGTTCGGGAACTGCTGACCGACATCGCCGGGTTGTCCGACAAAGTCAGTTTCTTTGAAAACAACGATCTACCGGTGCGTAAGCCGTCGTTCCTGATAACCAATCCGGGGGCGGCCAACGGGCCGCGTTTTGCCGGCGCGCCGATGGGACACGAATTTACCTCGCTGGTGCTGGCGTTGCTGCAAACCGGTGGTCACCCGTCGAAAGAAGCGCAAGAATTACTCGATCAAATCCGCGAGTTGGACGGCAAATTCCACTTTGAAACCTATTACTCGCTGACCTGCCACAACTGCCCGGATGTGGTGCAGGCGCTGAATTTAATGTCCGTTCTGAACCCGAACGTCACCCACACCGCGATTGACGGCGGCGTGTTTCAGGATGAGATCAAAGACCGCAATATCATGGGCGTGCCCACGGTATTCCTCAACGGCGAACATTTCGGCCAGGGCCGCATGAGCCTGGCTGAAATCGTCGGCAAGGTAGACACCGGCGCCAACGCCCGCGTGGTCGACAAACTGAACAGCCGCCCGGTGTATGACGTGCTGATCGTCGGCAGCGGCCCGGCCGGCGCGGCAGCGGCCGTGTACGCGGCCCGTAAGGGGATCCGCACCGGTCTGATGGGCGAGCGTTTCGGCGGCCAGATTCTGGATACCGTCGATATCGAAAACTACATTTCGGTGCCGAAGACCGAAGGCGCCAAACTGGCGACCGCGCTGAAAACTCACGTGGACGACTACGACGTCGATGTTATCGATTTGCAGAGCGCGCAAAAACTGATTCCGGCGTCTGAACCGGGTCAGCCGCACCAGATTGAAACCGTTTCCGGCGCGGTGCTGAAATCCCGCAGCATCATCATTGCCACCGGCGCGCGCTGGCGCAATATGAACGTGCCGGGCGAAGATCAGTATCGCACCCGCGGCGTGACCTATTGCCCGCACTGCGACGGCCCGCTGTTCAAAGGTAAGCACGTGGCGGTGATCGGCGGCGGCAACTCCGGCGTGGAAGCGGCCATCGACCTGGCGGGCGTGGTGAAACACGTGACCCTGCTGGAGTTCGCGCCGGAGCTGAAAGCGGATTCGGTGTTGCAGGACAAACTGCGCAGCCTGCCGAACGTGGACGTGATCGTCAACGCCCAGACCACCGAAGTCTTGGGCGACGGTCAGAAAGTCACTGGCCTGCAGTACAAGGATCGCGTTACTGACAGCGGTCATAAGCTGGCGCTGGAAGGGATTTTCGTGCAGATCGGCCTGCTGCCCAATACCGGCTGGCTGGACGGCGCGATTAATCGCAACCGCATCGGTGAAATCGAAATCGATGCGCGCGGCGAAACCAGCGTGAAAGGCGTATTCGCGGCGGGCGACTGCACCACCGTGCCTTACAAGCAGATCATCATTGCCACCGGCGAAGGGGCCAAAGCTTCGCTGAGCGCGTTTGATTATTTGATCAGAACCCAGGCGTAA
- a CDS encoding DUF1868 domain-containing protein: MNPLRRRLVLQLPLLAYGMSLFANARADDTFSTMRPSGSLVPTPRDIGGKFNPDGSVSRFPGNTIISHVPLGSRASNAFMAVRDTLRQQDFGPCLTFTPPSSYHMTVFEGMTESKRRLPFWPADLPTDAPIQACTDHLTRKLAGFDLQATLPLKMRITDFNARQDSGATLRLTPLDDNEEHKLRTLRDRLSERLAIRAPDHDTYGFHVTLAYLVRWMTEEESQAYLKAQQACLRYLQQQVPVLELGVPEFCVFNDMFAFDTQFNVGQPVITVPLDA; this comes from the coding sequence ATGAACCCGTTACGCCGACGCTTAGTCCTGCAACTGCCGTTGCTGGCTTACGGTATGTCATTGTTCGCCAACGCCAGAGCCGACGACACGTTCAGCACCATGCGCCCATCCGGTTCGCTGGTGCCCACGCCGCGCGATATCGGCGGCAAATTCAATCCCGACGGCAGCGTCAGCCGCTTCCCCGGCAACACCATTATTTCCCATGTCCCGCTGGGTTCCCGCGCGTCAAACGCTTTTATGGCGGTGCGCGATACGCTCAGGCAACAGGATTTCGGCCCCTGCCTGACCTTCACTCCACCTTCCAGTTACCACATGACGGTGTTTGAAGGCATGACCGAGTCCAAACGCAGATTACCGTTCTGGCCGGCCGACCTACCGACTGATGCGCCTATACAAGCCTGCACCGACCACCTGACACGCAAGCTGGCGGGATTCGACCTGCAGGCCACGCTGCCGCTTAAAATGCGCATCACCGATTTCAACGCCCGGCAGGACTCCGGCGCCACGCTGCGCCTAACCCCGCTGGATGACAACGAGGAGCACAAGTTGCGCACCCTGCGGGATAGGCTGTCCGAACGGCTGGCGATCCGCGCGCCGGACCACGATACCTATGGTTTCCACGTCACGCTGGCCTATCTGGTGCGCTGGATGACGGAAGAGGAATCGCAAGCGTATCTGAAAGCCCAGCAGGCGTGCCTGCGTTATCTGCAACAGCAGGTGCCGGTGCTGGAACTGGGCGTGCCGGAATTCTGCGTCTTCAACGACATGTTCGCGTTCGATACCCAGTTTAACGTCGGCCAGCCGGTCATCACCGTGCCGCTGGATGCCTGA
- a CDS encoding DapH/DapD/GlmU-related protein has translation MRPQPPSPVLSPEPRLASDVKAHHIELGRWTEVAERTVLNHVSLGDYSYIMNDCDLMFTRIGKFTSIASHVRVNPSNHPWWRPTLHHFTYRPGKYRLSDNPAAVDEKIFSWRQHDEVVIGHDVWIGHGAIVLPGVTIGNGAIVGAGSIVTKAVPAWTVVVGNPARVLRPRFEDPAVAEKLEQLSWWDWPDEKIREHLHLFQQDVAAFVDYFYRDASFPMASDQLPR, from the coding sequence ATGCGACCTCAACCGCCATCACCGGTGCTCAGCCCGGAACCCCGCCTTGCCAGCGATGTAAAAGCCCACCATATCGAATTGGGGCGCTGGACGGAAGTGGCTGAACGTACCGTGCTCAACCATGTCTCGCTGGGTGATTACAGCTACATCATGAATGACTGCGACCTGATGTTTACCCGCATCGGCAAATTCACCTCGATCGCCTCGCATGTGCGCGTCAATCCCAGCAACCACCCGTGGTGGCGGCCGACGCTGCACCATTTCACCTATCGCCCCGGCAAATACCGCCTGAGCGATAACCCGGCGGCGGTGGACGAGAAAATTTTCAGCTGGCGTCAGCACGATGAAGTCGTGATCGGCCATGATGTCTGGATCGGTCACGGCGCGATCGTGCTGCCGGGCGTGACCATCGGCAACGGCGCTATCGTCGGTGCGGGCAGCATCGTGACCAAAGCGGTGCCGGCCTGGACGGTGGTGGTCGGCAACCCCGCTCGGGTGCTGCGTCCGCGCTTTGAAGACCCGGCGGTAGCAGAAAAACTGGAACAACTGAGCTGGTGGGACTGGCCTGACGAGAAGATCCGCGAGCATCTGCACCTGTTCCAGCAGGATGTGGCTGCGTTCGTCGACTATTTCTATCGCGATGCGTCGTTCCCGATGGCGTCTGATCAACTGCCGCGATAG
- the uraH gene encoding hydroxyisourate hydrolase, giving the protein MSTLSTHILDTALGQPAAGVLVLLERRVHDSWQPVARHHTNDDGRIASFTPDPLPAGHYRLTADIGRWFAAGNRDALYISAQIDVRLVDVGHYHLPFLISPWSWSTYRGS; this is encoded by the coding sequence ATGAGTACGCTTAGCACCCACATTCTGGATACGGCGCTGGGCCAGCCGGCGGCGGGCGTGCTTGTGCTGCTGGAACGGCGAGTGCATGACAGCTGGCAACCGGTGGCGCGGCATCACACCAACGATGACGGCCGCATCGCCAGCTTCACTCCCGACCCGCTGCCCGCCGGTCACTACCGCCTGACGGCCGATATCGGCCGCTGGTTTGCCGCCGGCAACCGGGACGCGCTGTACATAAGCGCACAGATTGACGTGCGCCTCGTCGACGTCGGGCATTATCACCTGCCGTTTCTGATTTCGCCCTGGTCGTGGTCTACCTATCGCGGCAGTTGA
- the uraD gene encoding 2-oxo-4-hydroxy-4-carboxy-5-ureidoimidazoline decarboxylase → MITLEQFNLLSVSEAVALLTPCVILPGWAKQVTAGRPYGNRAALLAAGLKATQGWQEEELAQALRTHPRIGEPAHGATQEAGLSRQEQAAVRTNDNTLTNALRAGNARYESHFGRVFLIRAKGRSGEEILHILHRRLQNTPQQETAEALEQLRQITLLRLEGTIGE, encoded by the coding sequence ATGATCACATTAGAACAGTTTAATCTGCTCAGTGTCAGCGAAGCGGTGGCGCTGTTAACGCCATGCGTGATCCTGCCCGGCTGGGCCAAACAGGTCACCGCCGGCCGGCCCTACGGCAACCGCGCGGCATTGCTGGCGGCCGGATTAAAAGCCACTCAGGGCTGGCAGGAAGAAGAACTGGCTCAGGCGCTGCGCACCCACCCACGCATCGGCGAGCCGGCGCACGGCGCGACGCAGGAAGCCGGCTTGTCCCGTCAGGAACAGGCGGCGGTGCGCACCAACGATAACACGCTGACCAACGCATTACGGGCGGGCAACGCCCGTTACGAATCCCACTTTGGCCGGGTGTTTCTGATTCGCGCCAAAGGCCGCAGCGGCGAAGAAATCCTGCACATTCTGCATCGCCGGCTGCAAAACACCCCCCAGCAGGAAACGGCGGAAGCGCTGGAACAGTTGCGCCAGATTACCCTGCTCAGACTGGAAGGAACCATCGGCGAATGA
- a CDS encoding LysR family transcriptional regulator produces MDPFSRFSHYFMAVARSGSLRKAAEALHVSSSAINRQILLAEAMMETPLFERLPAGLRLTTAGELLYSDLCRWKKEYALTRQRFDDLQGLRRGHVSVAMIAALSDGPLIQALATVSRQHPHLTFDLHTHESHIINGLVAEAEVDIGLLLDPLESRGIEVRAFAEIPIGAVMRPDHPLAHERALTVSQLAADRQLLPAAPLMVHERTEGLYHRHNLTPAQNMVCNDLRVMKSLVRQGVGVGVLSLLDVYSEVREGSLAFVPFAHQAVRPLTLALCVAPSRQLSRAAQLVITHFTQAIEQLEADTAGRRSPSPA; encoded by the coding sequence ATGGACCCTTTTTCCCGCTTTTCTCACTATTTTATGGCGGTCGCCCGCAGCGGCAGCCTGCGCAAGGCGGCCGAGGCGCTGCACGTTTCCAGTTCCGCCATCAACCGGCAGATTCTACTGGCGGAAGCGATGATGGAAACGCCGCTATTTGAACGGCTGCCCGCCGGACTGCGGCTGACCACCGCCGGCGAATTGCTTTACAGCGATTTGTGCCGCTGGAAAAAGGAGTATGCGCTCACTCGCCAGCGCTTCGACGACCTGCAAGGACTGCGGCGCGGTCATGTGTCGGTGGCGATGATCGCCGCGTTGAGCGACGGGCCGCTGATACAGGCTCTGGCGACGGTAAGCCGCCAGCATCCTCACCTGACCTTCGATCTTCATACCCATGAAAGCCACATTATCAACGGGCTGGTGGCGGAAGCGGAGGTGGATATCGGCCTGCTGCTCGACCCGCTGGAAAGCCGGGGCATTGAAGTGCGCGCGTTCGCCGAAATCCCTATCGGCGCGGTGATGCGCCCTGACCATCCGCTGGCTCATGAGCGGGCGCTCACTGTCAGCCAATTGGCCGCCGACCGACAGCTCTTACCCGCCGCACCGCTGATGGTGCATGAGCGCACCGAAGGGTTGTACCACCGGCATAACCTGACCCCGGCGCAAAACATGGTGTGCAACGACCTGCGGGTGATGAAGTCGCTGGTGCGTCAGGGCGTGGGCGTCGGCGTACTGAGCCTGCTGGATGTTTATAGCGAAGTCCGCGAGGGGTCGCTGGCGTTCGTGCCCTTCGCCCATCAGGCGGTGCGGCCGCTGACGCTGGCGCTGTGCGTTGCCCCCAGCCGCCAGTTGTCGCGCGCTGCACAATTAGTGATTACTCACTTTACCCAGGCGATTGAACAACTGGAAGCCGACACCGCCGGCCGGCGCTCGCCTTCCCCGGCGTAA
- a CDS encoding aromatic ring-hydroxylating oxygenase subunit alpha, protein MTLPLTPPAHSSFEADDWIRLARCWHPVALASGVGPAPTPVTLLDEPLVVYRIGDEIVAARDICPHRGVPLSMGSHDGEGIVCPYHGLRFGAGGRCNRVPASQDQSIPAKLHLNTFAAREQYGLVWVCLAPPDGILPELPVMPHWNDAGFQQIVCPSFDIAGFAGRQIEGFLDVAHFAWVHTDTFADPDNQQVPDYQPVEAPYGFSVDYVSSVSNFARGSGRQAPEGFVWLRHFEMFLPFTATLTIHFPDDGRLVIMNAASPVSARQTRLFVPIARNFDLHVPVEDVHAFNLRVFEEDRAMVESQRPEHLPLDLTLEAHIPADRSSIAYRRGLKKQGYGEFFLA, encoded by the coding sequence ATGACACTTCCCCTGACCCCCCCTGCACACAGTTCCTTCGAGGCGGATGACTGGATTCGTCTGGCGCGCTGCTGGCACCCGGTGGCGCTGGCGAGCGGCGTTGGCCCGGCACCGACGCCGGTCACGCTGCTGGATGAGCCACTGGTGGTGTACCGAATCGGTGACGAGATCGTGGCGGCGCGTGATATTTGCCCGCACCGCGGCGTGCCGCTCAGTATGGGATCGCACGATGGCGAGGGCATCGTGTGCCCTTACCACGGCCTGCGTTTCGGCGCCGGCGGGCGCTGCAATCGCGTGCCGGCAAGCCAAGATCAGTCGATTCCCGCCAAACTGCACCTGAACACCTTCGCGGCGCGCGAGCAGTACGGGTTGGTGTGGGTGTGTCTGGCGCCGCCGGACGGCATCCTGCCTGAACTGCCGGTGATGCCGCACTGGAATGACGCCGGTTTCCAGCAGATTGTCTGCCCGTCGTTTGATATCGCCGGGTTTGCCGGTCGCCAGATTGAAGGCTTTCTTGATGTAGCCCACTTTGCCTGGGTGCATACCGATACGTTCGCCGACCCGGATAATCAACAGGTTCCCGATTATCAGCCGGTGGAAGCGCCGTATGGTTTCAGTGTGGATTACGTCAGTTCGGTGTCCAATTTTGCCCGCGGTTCCGGGCGGCAGGCGCCGGAAGGGTTCGTCTGGCTGCGCCATTTCGAGATGTTTCTGCCGTTTACCGCCACGCTCACCATCCATTTCCCGGATGACGGCCGGCTGGTGATCATGAATGCCGCGTCGCCGGTATCGGCGCGGCAAACCCGCCTGTTTGTACCGATCGCCCGCAATTTCGATCTGCACGTTCCGGTGGAGGACGTGCATGCCTTCAACCTGCGGGTATTCGAGGAGGACCGGGCGATGGTGGAAAGCCAACGACCGGAGCATCTGCCGCTGGACCTGACGCTGGAAGCGCACATTCCGGCGGATCGCAGTTCGATCGCCTACCGTCGCGGCTTGAAAAAGCAGGGCTACGGTGAGTTCTTTCTGGCGTGA
- a CDS encoding PDR/VanB family oxidoreductase: MANTLTVIVDALSRQGEGNVALRLVATDEQPLPAFEAGAHVDVHLPCGAVRPYSLAGDPADRSHYLLCVRHDAASRGGSRYVHTALRVGQTLAISPPRNVFTLAPAYGYLLLAGGIGITPLLAMAHALDQTGQPFELHYFVRRRRELAFRERLSQGFRHGRCHIWCADEGHSPRRRLPGSLYEGAEGRRLYLCGPAGFMAHVTNEALAHQWPSSAIHCEAFCALAPPQPDDADEQAFTVELASCGRTFTVPPEKTIASVLLEHDVAVPLSCEMGICGACLTPVRDGMPDHRDSVQSEAEKSAPQQQIALCCSRSRSAHLVIEL, encoded by the coding sequence GTGGCAAACACCCTGACCGTCATTGTCGATGCCTTGTCCCGTCAGGGTGAGGGCAACGTAGCGTTGCGGCTGGTGGCGACCGATGAGCAGCCGCTGCCGGCTTTCGAGGCGGGCGCGCATGTCGATGTGCATCTACCGTGCGGCGCGGTGCGCCCCTATTCGCTGGCGGGCGACCCGGCGGATCGCAGCCACTATCTGTTGTGCGTGCGGCACGATGCGGCGTCGCGCGGCGGGTCCCGCTATGTACACACCGCGTTGCGAGTAGGGCAAACGCTGGCTATCTCCCCGCCGCGCAACGTGTTTACGCTGGCGCCGGCCTACGGCTATCTGCTGCTGGCGGGCGGGATCGGCATTACGCCGTTGCTGGCGATGGCGCACGCGTTGGACCAGACCGGTCAGCCGTTCGAACTGCACTATTTTGTGCGTCGCCGGCGCGAACTGGCGTTTCGCGAGCGGCTTAGCCAGGGGTTTCGCCACGGTCGTTGTCACATCTGGTGCGCCGACGAAGGACACAGCCCGCGCCGCCGTCTGCCGGGCAGCCTGTACGAAGGCGCTGAGGGCCGACGTCTGTATCTGTGCGGTCCGGCCGGGTTCATGGCCCATGTGACGAACGAGGCGCTGGCTCATCAGTGGCCATCGTCCGCCATTCATTGCGAAGCGTTTTGCGCCCTGGCGCCGCCTCAGCCTGATGACGCCGACGAGCAGGCGTTTACCGTCGAACTGGCGTCCTGCGGCCGCACGTTCACCGTGCCGCCGGAGAAAACCATTGCCAGCGTACTGCTGGAGCATGATGTGGCGGTGCCGCTGTCGTGCGAGATGGGCATCTGCGGCGCCTGCCTGACGCCGGTGCGCGACGGTATGCCGGACCACCGCGACAGCGTGCAGTCGGAGGCGGAAAAAAGCGCGCCGCAACAACAAATTGCGCTCTGCTGTTCCCGCAGCCGTTCGGCGCATCTGGTGATTGAATTGTAG
- the hpxO gene encoding FAD-dependent urate hydroxylase HpxO, translated as MKALVIGAGIGGLCAAAALKKAGIDCEVFEAVTDIKPVGAAISVWPNGVKCMRSLGMGDILDRGGGPMHDMAYQDGRRGDTLTRFSLQPLVEQVGERPCPVARAELQGQMLDHWGRDRVQFGKRVSQVEEQGGTVRATFTDGTAAHGDLLIAADGAHSAVRPYVLGHTPVRRYAGYVNWNGLVAIDESIAPARQWTTFVGEGKRVSLMPVANGRFYFFFDVPLPAGLAEDRHSAREDLRRYFDGWCAPVQRLIAQLEPDAINRIEIHDMDPVERLARGRVALLGDAGHSTTPDIGQGGCAAMEDAVVLGQALAGHRPVEAALRQYEHQRLDRVRDLVLKARKRCDLTHGNVWEQTQAWYQELRQETGDRIIAGLRDTILGGPLG; from the coding sequence ATGAAAGCGCTGGTGATAGGAGCCGGAATCGGCGGGTTGTGCGCAGCGGCGGCGCTGAAAAAAGCGGGCATCGATTGCGAGGTGTTCGAAGCGGTCACCGACATCAAACCGGTGGGCGCGGCCATTTCGGTATGGCCGAACGGCGTGAAATGCATGCGGTCGCTCGGCATGGGCGACATTCTGGACCGCGGCGGCGGCCCGATGCACGACATGGCCTATCAGGACGGACGGCGGGGCGACACGCTGACTCGCTTTAGTTTGCAGCCGCTGGTCGAACAGGTGGGAGAGCGCCCCTGTCCGGTGGCGCGCGCTGAATTACAGGGGCAGATGTTGGATCACTGGGGGCGCGACCGGGTTCAGTTCGGCAAACGAGTTAGTCAGGTGGAGGAGCAGGGCGGCACGGTTCGCGCTACCTTTACCGATGGCACGGCGGCGCATGGCGACCTGCTGATTGCCGCCGACGGCGCTCATTCGGCGGTGCGGCCGTATGTGCTGGGGCACACGCCCGTGCGGCGTTACGCCGGCTACGTCAACTGGAACGGGCTGGTGGCGATCGACGAAAGCATCGCGCCGGCCCGCCAGTGGACTACTTTTGTCGGCGAAGGCAAGCGGGTGTCGCTAATGCCGGTGGCGAACGGGCGGTTCTATTTCTTCTTTGATGTGCCGTTGCCCGCCGGACTGGCGGAGGATCGCCACAGCGCGCGTGAGGATCTGCGGCGTTATTTCGACGGCTGGTGCGCGCCGGTGCAACGGTTGATAGCACAGCTTGAACCCGACGCCATCAACCGGATTGAGATCCACGACATGGACCCGGTTGAACGACTGGCGCGCGGCCGGGTGGCGTTGCTGGGCGACGCCGGGCACAGCACTACGCCGGATATCGGGCAGGGCGGTTGCGCGGCGATGGAAGATGCGGTGGTGCTGGGGCAGGCCTTGGCGGGGCATCGCCCGGTTGAAGCGGCGCTGCGGCAGTACGAGCACCAACGCCTCGATCGTGTGCGCGATCTGGTGCTGAAAGCGCGCAAACGCTGCGATCTGACCCACGGCAACGTGTGGGAACAGACGCAGGCGTGGTATCAGGAACTGCGTCAGGAAACCGGCGATCGCATCATCGCTGGGCTGCGCGACACGATATTGGGCGGTCCGCTAGGATAG